In a single window of the Drosophila miranda strain MSH22 chromosome XL, D.miranda_PacBio2.1, whole genome shotgun sequence genome:
- the LOC117188727 gene encoding uncharacterized protein LOC117188727 — MSLQENNTSLSNMLSNLKLNENITENKRVSFSFAVSPYTALSFHQFLSQKNDDLPCKLPQMGEAGNSDDENTPSRDSSSVIFVDSDDSLSAVSFFHLSEINSTSAEDNILIEETEPEETISRSNSSLGNMDQRSSRKRGTSGESPASGSVEKYQSVGRASTPTNPTVVTRSGRAVRTVLDTTFDYSSSQPEGEDESISFSIDSDDDDDYNVDQSPTELKWVGRKQRRFSYQHSSSSEANSPESDRRLIYIDLSQSVAIVGDNPVADLSVDDDPELKTKLHKFLGLIAPRRRLYNPMDNFDDDPDNSPQKETLPVASKSHLTETTTLSTPKRLITPITPTSSNTWSMLNTSKLYIPTFQERQAKFYDDLIVQVNSTFIETQTPAFLKEPIDLSGLPSDKQRASICRRHNGSIACLEQHPLFYGFVESLNPQNLINMCHPRALPYRKGDFEKCKVALAKVLFSMFNHAIFHCGLQAKIYWKNSMSTPCSSELGFNSSGNRTARILLWKHINQPGMLIKPLLHEMCHVAAFVFNRETGHGDNCRKWAYQAKSLIPELALNSDCDASYKYSCTLCARCSYGLVTFENEAELLRC, encoded by the exons ATGTCGCTTCAAGAAAATAACACTTCTTTGTCAAATATGCTTAGCAATTTGAAATTAAACGAGAATATTACCGAGAATAAAAGAGTAAGTTTTTCATTTGCCGTGTCTCCCTACACGGCACTTTCATTCCACCAGTTTCTGTCGCAGAAGAATGACGATCTCCCGTGCAAACTGCCCCAAATGGGCGAAGCTGGCAATAGTGACGACGAAAATACACCTAGCAGAGATAGCAGCAGTGTTATTTTTGTTGATTCGGATGATTCGTTGAGCGCGGTCAGCTTCTTCCATTTATCCGAGATTAATAGCACTTCAGCAGAGGATAACATCCTCATCGAAGAGACAGAACCTGAAGAGACAATCAGCAGAAGCA ATTCTAGTCTGGGCAACATGGATCAAAGATCTTCAAGAAAACGTGGGACATCTGGGGAATCACCCGCCAGTGGATCGGTAGAAAAAT ATCAGTCGGTGGGTCGTGCCAGCACCCCTACTAATCCGACAGTGGTAACCCGCAGTGGACGCGCCGTGCGCACTGTTCTGGATACCACATTTGATTACTCCTCGTCGCAGCCGGAGGGGGAAGACGAGTCGATTAGTTTTTCGATCGACAgtgatgatgacgacgattaTAACGTGGACCAGAGCCCCACGGAGCTTAAATGGGTGGGTCGCAAACAGAGGCGCTTCTCCTAtcagcacagcagcagcagcgaagcCAATAGCCCCGAAAGCGATCGACGTCTAATATATATTGATCTGAGCCAGTCTGTGGCGATTGTGGGGGACAACCCCGTAGCCGATCTATCGGTTGATGATGATCCGGAGCTCAAGACGAAACTGCACAAGTTCCTGGGACTTATTGCCCCGCGCCGGCGCCTCTACAATCCCATGGACAACTTTGACGATGACCCAGATAACTCTCCGCAAAAGGAGACCCTTCCAGTGGCCTCCAAGAGTCATCTAACTGAGACGACCACCTTATCGACACCCAAACGCCTTATTACGCCCATCACACCGACAAGCAGCAACACCTGGTCAATGCTGAACACATCGAAACTGTATATACCCACATTTCAGGAGAGGCAAGCTAAGTTTTATGACGATCTGATTGTCCAGGTGAATTCCACCTTCATTGAGACACAGACACCGGCCTTCCTCAAGGAGCCGATCGATCTGAGTGGACTGCCAAGCGATAAACAGCGTGCGAGCATTTGCCGGCGCCACAATGGAAGCATTGCCTGCCTAGAACAGCATCCGCTCTTCTACGGATTCGTCGAATCCCTAAATC CTCAGAATTTGATCAATATGTGCCATCCGCGGGCTTTGCCCTATCGCAAAGGTGACTTTGAGAAGTGCAAAGTGGCTCTGGCCAAGGTCCTATTTAGTATGTTCAATCATGCCATCTTTCACTGCGGCCTTCAGGCGAAAATCTATTGGAAAAATAGCATGAGTACTCCCTGCAGCAGCGAGCTGGGTTTCAACTCTTCAGGCAACCGCACTGCGCGTATTCTGCTGTGGAAGCACATCAATCAACCTGGCATGCTTATAAAGCCACTGCTGCATGAGATGTGCCATGTGGCGGCCTTTGTCTTTAACCGTGAGACAGGACATGGCGACAACTGCCGCAAATG GGCCTACCAAGCAAAGAGCCTGATACCAGAGCTGGCATTGAATAGTGACTGCGATGCCAGCTATAAATATTCCTGCACGCTCTGCGCCCGTTGCTCCTATGGCCTGGTAACGTTTGAAAACGAGGCGGAGCTACTCCGGTGCTAG